The proteins below are encoded in one region of Maribacter aestuarii:
- the rfbA gene encoding glucose-1-phosphate thymidylyltransferase RfbA, giving the protein MKGIILAGGSGTRLHPITLAVSKQLMPIYDKPMIYYPLATLMSAGIREILFITTPEDAPLFRKLLGDGAQLGCNYQFAVQENPNGLAEAFIIGEDFIGHDKVALILGDNIFYGSGLAKLLQTNNNPEGGVIYGYHVQDPERYGVVEFDDSGRAISIEEKPENPKSNFAVPGIYFYDNHVIEIAKNIKPSKRGELEITDVNKAYLEKGKLQVSILDRGTAWLDTGTFGSLMQASQLVEVIQERQGLKVGAIEEVAYTMGYIDKQQLHRLAKPLLKSGYGEYLMLLK; this is encoded by the coding sequence ATGAAAGGAATCATCTTGGCAGGAGGCTCCGGCACTCGGTTGCACCCAATTACCTTAGCGGTTAGCAAACAATTGATGCCTATATATGATAAGCCGATGATTTACTACCCGTTGGCTACATTGATGTCCGCGGGTATTCGAGAGATACTATTTATTACAACACCTGAAGATGCACCCTTGTTCCGCAAATTACTAGGTGATGGCGCTCAGTTGGGTTGCAATTATCAGTTTGCAGTTCAGGAAAACCCAAATGGACTGGCCGAGGCTTTTATTATTGGGGAGGATTTCATTGGGCATGATAAAGTCGCATTGATTTTAGGAGATAATATCTTTTACGGTTCCGGGCTTGCAAAATTATTGCAAACCAATAATAATCCGGAAGGTGGAGTTATTTATGGCTATCATGTTCAGGACCCAGAGCGTTATGGGGTGGTTGAATTTGATGATTCAGGTAGAGCTATTTCCATAGAGGAGAAACCTGAAAATCCGAAATCCAACTTCGCGGTTCCAGGTATCTATTTCTATGACAATCACGTCATAGAAATCGCGAAAAATATAAAACCAAGCAAAAGAGGTGAGTTGGAAATTACTGACGTCAACAAAGCTTATCTGGAAAAAGGAAAGCTACAAGTCAGTATATTAGATCGCGGCACCGCATGGTTAGACACCGGTACTTTTGGGTCGCTCATGCAAGCTTCCCAATTGGTTGAAGTCATTCAGGAGCGTCAAGGACTTAAAGTGGGCGCTATAGAGGAAGTCGCTTATACCATGGGTTACATTGATAAACAGCAACTACACCGATTGGCAAAACCCTTGCTAAAGAGTGGTTATGGAGAATATTTAATGCTATTAAAGTAA
- the rfbC gene encoding dTDP-4-dehydrorhamnose 3,5-epimerase, translating to MTETNLKGCFIIEPKVFLDERGEFFESFHKKKLEEALGLSLNFVQDNQSTSRQGVLRGLHFQEGEHAQAKLVHVIKGEVLDVVVDLRPESRTFGRHISIELSDTNRKQIFIPKGMAHGFLVKSAEAVFAYKCDAYYHQVSESGIIYSDDTLNIDWEYPQDKILLSEKDSKLATFKEWCL from the coding sequence GTGACCGAGACCAATTTAAAAGGTTGTTTTATCATTGAACCTAAAGTCTTCTTAGATGAAAGAGGGGAGTTCTTTGAATCTTTTCATAAGAAAAAGCTGGAGGAAGCTTTAGGGCTTAGCTTGAATTTCGTACAAGACAACCAATCTACTTCAAGGCAAGGAGTTTTAAGAGGATTACACTTTCAGGAAGGGGAGCATGCCCAAGCTAAGTTGGTTCATGTAATCAAAGGCGAAGTTTTGGATGTGGTCGTCGATTTACGCCCTGAGAGTCGGACTTTTGGGCGACATATTTCTATTGAGCTCTCCGATACCAACAGAAAACAAATTTTTATACCAAAAGGTATGGCGCATGGATTTTTAGTGAAAAGTGCCGAGGCAGTTTTTGCCTATAAATGTGATGCATACTATCATCAGGTGTCTGAAAGTGGGATAATTTACAGTGATGACACCTTAAATATTGATTGGGAATATCCCCAAGATAAAATTTTGCTCTCTGAAAAAGATTCCAAGCTTGCCACCTTTAAAGAATGGTGTTTATGA
- a CDS encoding DUF6909 family protein, with protein sequence MRHLFNRGFYKPNGVSGEALKNALLLLRPEIYGSVAEEKAELNGLIYVLERLPEGIEQCRFINLTSDEGYRVSHLNPIIPPKRRRNCYRIDDEQMNIEITRGRSDIYDILTHLTFLFIESEKICKRVLIPDTDKTIRDWQKLVSSIKEEELSLAEREIAIIHTANILGRSFEEILVVYEKLSTKTNPDRFLKIVYWLGKLSLEEEISGDKRTITFSALLRERLGHHIHGERWANNIKDALKKNNLLNRPIHIISANMHSVMNSLFARNALKEEFPDSSSLKIYEALSVPGSSGLRNSVIEMAENNGMIALDDTSGTNIDVQIFDTAKFSKDACCYDFSYISDGEKPVIFVMDYAFGEQAYETIDELLKPYEDQKKKDVFLNIASVSIMGKAGILEGGKGDLMIPSAHIFEGTADNYPFKNELCAEDFKGHGLKVFEGTMVTVLGTSLQNRDILKFFHKSTWNVIGLEMEGVHYQKAIQSASKIRKSIRENVKIRYAYYASDNPLETGSTLASGGLGTTGVKPTYLITDKILKQIFN encoded by the coding sequence ATGCGGCACCTTTTCAACAGGGGGTTTTACAAGCCTAATGGAGTTTCTGGTGAGGCCCTGAAGAATGCACTGTTGTTGTTACGACCAGAAATATATGGTTCTGTGGCAGAAGAAAAAGCAGAACTCAACGGTCTCATATACGTTTTGGAAAGGCTTCCTGAAGGTATTGAGCAATGTAGATTTATCAACTTAACTTCGGATGAAGGATATAGGGTTTCCCATTTAAATCCCATTATACCCCCTAAACGAAGGCGCAACTGTTATCGCATTGATGATGAGCAGATGAACATAGAGATAACTAGGGGAAGATCGGACATATACGATATCCTTACACATCTCACATTTTTATTCATAGAATCCGAAAAAATATGTAAACGCGTCCTAATACCGGATACGGACAAAACGATTAGGGATTGGCAAAAGCTAGTAAGCAGTATCAAAGAAGAAGAACTGTCCTTGGCAGAGCGAGAAATAGCTATAATTCATACCGCAAATATCCTTGGAAGATCTTTTGAAGAAATTCTAGTGGTTTACGAAAAATTAAGTACCAAGACCAATCCTGATCGTTTTCTCAAAATTGTGTACTGGTTAGGAAAACTTTCATTAGAGGAAGAAATCTCAGGCGACAAAAGGACGATTACGTTCAGCGCATTACTGAGAGAAAGGTTGGGTCATCATATCCATGGGGAGCGATGGGCGAACAACATAAAGGATGCTTTAAAAAAGAATAATCTCTTAAACAGACCCATCCATATTATTTCGGCGAACATGCATAGTGTTATGAATTCGCTTTTTGCTCGAAATGCCCTAAAGGAAGAGTTCCCGGATTCCAGTTCACTAAAAATTTATGAGGCACTCAGTGTCCCAGGAAGCTCGGGCTTAAGGAACAGCGTAATCGAAATGGCGGAGAATAATGGAATGATTGCTTTGGATGATACTTCCGGAACTAACATTGACGTTCAGATATTTGATACGGCCAAGTTTAGCAAAGATGCCTGTTGTTACGATTTCAGCTACATTTCTGATGGCGAAAAACCTGTTATATTTGTAATGGATTACGCATTTGGTGAGCAAGCCTATGAAACTATAGATGAGCTTCTTAAACCTTATGAGGATCAAAAGAAGAAGGATGTTTTTTTAAATATTGCATCGGTATCCATTATGGGAAAAGCAGGTATACTAGAAGGGGGCAAGGGTGATTTAATGATTCCTTCAGCCCATATCTTTGAAGGCACTGCGGATAATTATCCTTTTAAAAACGAACTTTGTGCAGAGGATTTCAAGGGCCACGGTTTAAAGGTGTTTGAAGGAACGATGGTTACCGTTTTGGGAACGTCCTTACAAAATAGGGATATTTTAAAGTTCTTTCATAAGTCCACTTGGAACGTAATAGGATTGGAAATGGAAGGAGTACATTACCAAAAAGCAATACAGTCCGCATCTAAGATTAGGAAAAGTATTCGAGAAAACGTAAAAATACGATACGCATATTACGCTTCTGACAATCCCCTAGAAACCGGAAGCACATTGGCATCTGGCGGATTGGGAACCACAGGGGTAAAACCCACTTATTTGATAACCGACAAAATATTAAAGCAAATATTCAATTAA
- a CDS encoding GH3 auxin-responsive promoter family protein, whose translation MSLKALAAKIFAKRTALKTSKWVDHPIDTQKKVFKVLIETASKTKFGLDHDFESIKSFEDFAEKVPIRDYEELKPYVNYVVDGKEDILWPGKPIYFAKTSGTTSGVKYIPITKESIKHQVEASRNAILNYIHETGKAAFVDGKMIFLQGSPELREKNGIKLGRLSGISAHYVPNYLQKNRLPSWETNCIEDWETKVSAIVEETKDENMTVIAGIPSWVQMYFEKLKENTNRDIGDLFKNFELFIYGGVNFEPYRKKFDELIGRKVASIELFPASEGFFAYQDSQTEKGMLLLLDSGIFYEFVRAEEFFNEKRKRMTLQDIELDVDYVMIISTNAGLWAYNLGDTIRFISKKPYKIIVSGRIKHFISAFGEHVIAKEVEEAMSEAIKQTDAKVNEFTVAPQITPDNDELPYHEWLIEFEKAPTDLKAFIDILDKSLQRQNSYYNDLISGKILQPLKITPIRVGGFRKYMKKLGKLGGQNKIQRLSNDRLLADGLRGQKVG comes from the coding sequence ATGTCACTAAAAGCTTTAGCAGCAAAAATTTTCGCAAAAAGAACAGCATTAAAGACATCCAAATGGGTAGACCACCCCATCGATACCCAAAAAAAGGTATTTAAAGTGCTCATTGAAACTGCCAGTAAGACCAAATTTGGTTTGGACCACGACTTTGAGAGCATTAAGTCATTTGAAGATTTTGCGGAAAAAGTGCCCATCCGTGATTATGAAGAACTTAAACCTTATGTAAATTACGTTGTAGATGGAAAAGAGGATATTCTCTGGCCAGGAAAGCCAATTTATTTTGCAAAGACGTCTGGAACCACCTCTGGAGTCAAGTATATCCCAATTACCAAGGAATCAATAAAACATCAAGTAGAAGCCTCCAGAAACGCAATTCTCAACTACATTCACGAAACCGGCAAGGCAGCTTTTGTTGACGGGAAAATGATTTTTTTACAAGGGAGTCCCGAACTTCGAGAAAAAAATGGAATTAAGTTAGGAAGGCTTTCAGGAATCTCTGCTCATTATGTACCCAATTACCTTCAAAAAAATAGGCTGCCAAGCTGGGAAACCAACTGCATAGAGGACTGGGAAACAAAGGTTAGTGCAATTGTTGAAGAGACCAAAGATGAGAATATGACAGTTATCGCGGGAATTCCTTCCTGGGTGCAAATGTACTTTGAAAAACTAAAGGAAAATACCAATCGGGATATCGGCGACCTCTTCAAGAATTTTGAGCTTTTTATATATGGTGGTGTCAATTTTGAACCCTACAGGAAAAAGTTCGACGAGCTAATTGGTAGAAAAGTGGCAAGCATAGAACTATTTCCGGCCAGCGAAGGTTTTTTTGCATATCAGGATTCACAAACAGAAAAGGGCATGCTGCTTCTTTTGGATTCAGGTATTTTTTATGAATTCGTAAGAGCGGAGGAATTTTTCAATGAAAAAAGAAAAAGAATGACCTTGCAGGATATTGAACTAGATGTAGATTATGTCATGATCATATCCACGAATGCAGGGCTTTGGGCATACAATCTTGGGGATACCATTCGGTTTATTTCAAAAAAACCTTATAAAATAATCGTTTCCGGAAGAATTAAACATTTTATCTCGGCTTTTGGGGAACATGTAATTGCAAAGGAAGTTGAAGAAGCTATGTCCGAAGCAATAAAACAGACAGATGCCAAGGTTAACGAATTTACGGTAGCTCCACAAATTACGCCTGATAATGATGAATTGCCTTATCATGAATGGCTGATCGAGTTTGAGAAAGCACCAACCGATTTGAAGGCCTTTATTGATATTCTTGATAAATCTTTACAAAGGCAAAATAGCTACTATAATGATTTAATATCAGGCAAAATACTTCAACCATTGAAAATAACTCCTATAAGAGTTGGCGGTTTTAGGAAGTATATGAAGAAATTAGGGAAGCTAGGAGGGCAAAACAAGATTCAACGTCTCTCGAACGACAGGCTTTTGGCAGATGGTCTACGCGGCCAAAAAGTGGGGTAG
- the rfbB gene encoding dTDP-glucose 4,6-dehydratase, whose amino-acid sequence MLSLPRENRTILITGGAGFIGSNFIPFYLNKNPLYQIVNLDKLTYAGNLANLMDVVENARYHFVEGDICNKNLVDKLFEELKIDGVIHFAAESHVDNSIESPESFIKTNIEGTFILLETSRKYWMDGPNKVKPGCEHARFHHISTDEVYGSLGAEGFFTEETAYAPNSPYSASKASADFLARSYFYTYGLNVVTSNCSNNYGPKQHDEKLIPTIIRKALDGENIPIYGDGSNVRDWLFVLDHCQGIELVFNEGKAGETYVIGGNNEHNNLYIAERICSLLDEKFPKTEGSYFEQINFIKDRPGHDQRYAIDATKIKTELGWSPAENFDSGLEKTIAWYTTKYQKA is encoded by the coding sequence ATGTTGTCGCTTCCAAGAGAAAATAGAACTATTCTGATTACTGGTGGTGCTGGCTTTATAGGCAGTAATTTTATTCCATTCTATTTAAATAAAAATCCATTGTATCAAATAGTCAACCTTGATAAATTGACCTACGCTGGCAATCTGGCCAATTTGATGGATGTGGTCGAAAATGCGCGTTATCATTTTGTGGAGGGAGATATTTGTAATAAAAACCTGGTCGACAAGCTTTTTGAGGAATTAAAAATTGATGGAGTCATCCATTTTGCGGCCGAATCTCATGTTGACAATTCGATTGAAAGCCCCGAAAGTTTTATAAAAACAAATATTGAAGGTACATTTATATTACTGGAGACATCTAGAAAATATTGGATGGATGGGCCAAACAAAGTAAAGCCCGGATGCGAACATGCCCGATTTCACCATATTTCAACGGACGAAGTCTACGGGAGCTTAGGCGCAGAAGGCTTTTTCACGGAAGAAACTGCTTACGCACCCAACAGTCCTTACAGTGCTTCAAAAGCTTCTGCTGATTTTTTGGCGCGAAGCTACTTTTATACGTATGGCTTAAATGTGGTCACTAGCAATTGTTCAAACAATTACGGCCCCAAACAGCATGACGAAAAATTGATTCCAACGATTATTCGTAAGGCTCTGGATGGTGAAAATATTCCAATTTATGGTGATGGATCCAACGTACGTGATTGGCTTTTTGTTTTAGATCATTGCCAAGGTATCGAACTAGTATTTAATGAGGGAAAGGCTGGTGAAACTTATGTTATCGGCGGCAACAATGAGCACAACAACCTTTATATTGCAGAACGCATTTGTAGTTTGCTAGATGAAAAATTCCCAAAAACGGAAGGAAGCTATTTCGAACAGATTAATTTCATTAAGGATCGGCCTGGTCATGACCAACGCTATGCCATAGATGCTACGAAAATCAAGACTGAATTAGGTTGGTCCCCGGCTGAAAATTTTGATTCAGGGCTTGAGAAGACTATCGCTTGGTATACAACCAAATATCAAAAAGCTTAA